CACTCCCGCGGAACAAAAAGAGAGCGGAGCTCGAGTACGCAGGGTCAGCTCCAGATGCAAAAACCCCCTCGGTGCCTACCCTCGAATCTGGCCAGAGGCGCCCCCAGACCCGGCCCGTTACCTCCGTGCACACTGCGGGCTCCCACCCCGGCTCGGACGCAGGAAGACACACCTGTTGCGGGGTGGAAAAGCTGGAAGGTGGGCAAGCAGGGCGGGGCCCGTTCCAGTCCTTCCTCCCAGACCggaacaaaagaacaaagcccTCCAAGGGATCAGGGCGGAACCGCCCCGCACGGAAGGAGGCGAGGGGCGCCCCCTTCGAGgactccccagctccctcccgcAGAGGCCGCTTCCAGCCAAGTGAGAAGGGTGACGTCACGCGGCCGCAAGGCTGGCGGTTGCTATGGCGATACCTGGGCTTCCCTCCCTTTGGGGCGATCCACACACTCGGATCCCGCGTCCGGAAGCGCCGGGACAATCGCCAGACCTAGCGAAGGGAACCGAAGAGGCTGCACTTGCCCAACGCCAACCTCTTTTCACGCCTACTGCCGGCTTCAACGGCCACTTCCGGTCGCGCGAAGAGAACCCCGCCCCCGCTCGTCGCGGGCTTTCGACCACACCCCGCGGACTGGCGGAACTACGACTCCCAGAATGCTCCACGACACTGAACTCCATTTCCCAGAGGCCTCAGCAACGCGTAAGGTTTCCCATTGGATGGGGCGAGAGTTCTCCCCGCCAGTCACTGGCTTCTAAACGCCGCAGGTGGGAGTAGCGGGACGCGGGGACTTTCAAGTTTGTGTGACCGAACAGATGGGAAGCAATACCCGTTTACACACGTATATGGTTTTAAGACACGAACAAGCACTTCATGGTGCATTATTTGCCTCGTTACTTGTCCTGCATTCTGTTTAGTGCTCTATtcctttgtcatttaaaaaattctggtcGTGGCCCATTATGTTGCTTTCAGGACTCGCAGATGGCTCAcgacccactttttttttttaatgttaaaggaAACCGGGAGGAGCTGTTACCGTGTTTTTCCCTACAGCCCTACAGCCCTACAGCAGGGCGTGCTTTTCGCCTGCGTCAGCCAGCTGCGAATGGAGTCCGACGCCAATTTGTCAGTATGTTCCTGGCAAAAAAAGGACCCCATAGAAGTCGGTAGGTTTTTCTATTTTCCCATGTGTGGTTCGCGCACGCACTTTACTGTGCGTCCCCAGCTTTTGGATAGAG
Above is a window of Zalophus californianus isolate mZalCal1 chromosome 7, mZalCal1.pri.v2, whole genome shotgun sequence DNA encoding:
- the LOC113928029 gene encoding uncharacterized protein LOC113928029 — encoded protein: MAIPGLPSLWGDPHTRIPRPEAPGQSPDLAKGTEEAALAQRQPLFTPTAGFNGHFRSREENPAPARRGLSTTPRGLAELRLPECSTTLNSISQRPQQRETGRSCYRVFPYSPTALQQGVLFACVSQLRMESDANLSVCSWQKKDPIEVGCRRRGRAKGRQVRLLGRSAARAPPRPPPGTPGHRAAAPSPSREAPSGARQAQDCAGAGVCAAAAAGGTFFPWPRPRAAGGDGRPAQPADPEGPPALATTFSRSAPQRLHFLGTT